The following proteins are co-located in the Wenzhouxiangella marina genome:
- a CDS encoding tandem-95 repeat protein — translation MSTSVRFRILFVLFALLSFGAASAQTLDFEVLIDTDNDAATGCAVVPTGGGPLGGFEQRLQASVNPVTLEVVALERAACAGSGFGTAAPVPGFPTPYPLALNAGLGGADAIELAVARSALVSTNAVQVRLAFIGDNGTGSDVLETIDGGPGGPILFGLPFEPVAIPTLTVLGLALMALILLGMATLAQRRLGRTGTLMAVMLVAGSAWAMSFLLDGDVSDWNGLSAIAQDPTGDATDSSSAIDLVAAFASTAGDEVFFRIDVVDVENLAPTAAADAYSTDEDTALNVAAPGVLANDSDPEADPLNAILATGPSNAQSFTLNPDGSFDYLPGPDFNGSDSFSYLANDGQSDSNPATVTLTINPVNDPPVASDDLASTDENTQVVIDVLANDSDIDGNPDPATVTITAAPGNGSTSVDPITGAITYTPAADFNGSDSLSYEVCDDGTPTPAACATANVAITIVAVNDAPSFTASNPPAVNEDAGAQTVNGWVTNFDPGPNEGGQSVLAYLVTGVSDPSLFSAAPSVDVAGNLSYTPAPNASGTSTFDVAVQDDGGTANGGTDTSPVQTFTITVNPLDDAPLAVDDTATVNEDDSAQAIDVLANDVDIDGGPISIAMATQPANGTVVIIGGGSGLTYQPDPDACNDGSPTDDFSYTLAPGGSTATVAVTVVCVNDPPTVSFPTAGASFDAGVGPVTLDPAATLTDIDSNQFNRVEATLDIGGTCDPLDTLTIENQGGGAGQIGFDGSTVSFEGTPISTLVQAWACLDAGTGTQTPFRVDLDTNADQIATEALLRALQFTTSSGDTTARIAQVSVADDDNATGSAAQIINIDRAPVAVADTLDVALGSVDSSLSVLSNDDPGAPAAVVDVYADSGDIGGASQVVAPGLYTHPIGGFTVSIQAGGSLTVDATAGGVSAGSYAFDYQITNASGSSVATVTIDIVEAPAPRDDDLAVVIGNVLNVDLTADNGSGVDNIGTPPFTSLSFGAGDLGGSVTDNPAGSTIGLAGGTLNIDSLGTLDLTGATTTGDYSFQYQLSNSVGSGIATVTIQVQAIPVANADSFNVAVGDPLTLPAGALFADNGFGADDRGSPLANVQSFGGGDLGGTVTSNPAGSSTGLAGGALSVFADGSLTLSGTSTAGSYSFDYRLANAAGSSDATITIVVEQAPTANDDLAAAGSTPGDAFHTALDVALAPADGSPEDLDSNDVLGTPAATIASFGTIQTNDGSGGFNPPFGTVTSNAQGTTVSPLPNYASGSLVVNANGTYNFTPPTGYVGLFAFEYRLSNSVGSSDALVTLAVGNRPSCTADTFTGTANIDFDINSVAGVLANDSGSNITVTQSMGSAANVGSRVATTNGGFVTLNANGSFNYSPPAGVAGASADSFSYAISNGFGQVTANCTATVSLNTDGGTIAWFIDRGGVGNNLGTFADPFLSIAAFNAVNDGTGNNPADGDVIYVFNDFPGFYNEADGFNLRSGQSIYGGTVQFDTVYTATGSTSAAYNSFAASAEGNPTQIRTTGDDAFDIASNNTVRGFWVDSTAGYAFADSGVNIGTTTISDVSTFNNGGVFNLQNGGTINATLGRMSSSVSSDGVSVIALNGISGTITDTTPGGIIYNANGNVFDIRNSTASLTVSSPVIRGTGSGAGLFLSNADGTISFGATFELTSGTAGISIENGSDGSLTISDAGSSIRSIQGVPFRVNSSTMAINYAGNITHTVASGSNIAFRTIEIVGGSGPITFGGAIITGANPAGQLATAETIYLENTGTANVIAFNYVDSTTLGVPAIASRVSGNVAMNRFRVLCDGDLGPDNHCIDISDTTSSGFTVESLYTRHGDAGESGGAISLTNTPGVWTIEDVSNGLNGRNGPLVFGNNFGTLNIGTVNSPTSPGAPNPGPFTVDAGPALDLTGGVINIRSSNLQAFNSVNGIRLTNTTGVGLNVLDGQIPNSTGDAVRLTSAENVTLNSFEISGSDVNGIFGQTVTNFTLSNSLITNNGDAVDEGGLRFEDLLGAATISNTTISGSAEHNIEITNVSGTLSPLTISNSTLSTNSAVLGADGLLLETRNSASADVIVTGSTFLDNRSDGIQINALDNSEASLTVDDTDFLSTLDASPGGSVAARGIVLSAATSARISFDIGTTLPNLFENFSPNVGEEAINLTLVSTSTNSALLSGRINNNTFINSGGAIGIDGRGDGAMVLEIDGNTANTTRQAIDGIIGDALGDAATADLTITNNSLTVSGTAANPNNEAIGWLGDRDTVTCMNVRGNTGVASGTRDDILLDDFTDPGGAMLLESGVTDCGGACANSEAHLLATNTITDAFSTAALVTPGSCTVVP, via the coding sequence ATGTCCACGTCCGTCCGTTTCCGGATCCTGTTCGTCCTTTTCGCGCTCCTGTCGTTCGGAGCCGCCAGTGCCCAGACCCTGGACTTCGAGGTACTGATCGACACCGATAACGATGCCGCCACGGGCTGCGCGGTAGTGCCCACGGGCGGAGGCCCACTGGGCGGCTTCGAGCAGCGACTCCAGGCCTCGGTCAACCCCGTGACGCTCGAGGTGGTCGCATTGGAGCGAGCCGCCTGCGCCGGATCGGGCTTCGGTACCGCAGCCCCGGTGCCCGGATTCCCGACACCCTATCCGCTGGCGTTGAACGCGGGCCTCGGCGGCGCCGATGCCATCGAACTGGCGGTAGCTCGGTCGGCCCTGGTGTCGACCAATGCCGTGCAGGTCCGTCTGGCCTTCATCGGCGACAACGGCACGGGTTCCGATGTACTCGAGACGATCGACGGCGGCCCAGGCGGCCCGATCCTGTTTGGCCTGCCCTTCGAGCCGGTGGCCATCCCCACCCTGACGGTGCTCGGCCTCGCCCTGATGGCACTGATCCTGCTCGGCATGGCGACCCTGGCCCAGCGGCGCCTGGGTCGGACGGGCACTCTGATGGCGGTCATGCTGGTCGCCGGCAGCGCCTGGGCCATGAGTTTCCTGCTCGATGGCGACGTCTCGGACTGGAACGGTCTGTCGGCGATCGCGCAGGACCCAACCGGTGATGCCACCGACTCCAGTTCGGCCATCGATCTCGTGGCCGCCTTCGCATCCACCGCGGGCGACGAGGTGTTCTTCCGCATCGATGTCGTCGATGTCGAGAACCTGGCACCGACGGCCGCCGCCGATGCCTATTCGACCGACGAGGACACGGCCCTGAACGTGGCCGCCCCGGGGGTGCTCGCCAACGACAGCGATCCCGAGGCGGATCCGCTGAACGCCATCCTGGCCACCGGCCCGTCCAATGCCCAGAGCTTCACCCTGAACCCGGATGGCAGCTTCGACTACCTGCCCGGCCCGGACTTCAACGGCAGCGACAGCTTCAGCTACCTGGCCAACGACGGCCAGAGCGATTCGAACCCGGCCACGGTCACGCTGACGATCAATCCCGTCAACGATCCTCCCGTGGCCAGCGATGACCTCGCGTCGACCGACGAAAACACGCAGGTCGTGATCGACGTATTGGCTAACGACAGCGACATCGATGGCAATCCGGACCCGGCCACGGTCACCATCACGGCAGCACCAGGCAATGGCAGCACCAGCGTCGATCCGATCACGGGTGCCATCACCTACACGCCGGCCGCGGACTTCAACGGCAGTGATTCCCTGAGCTACGAGGTCTGCGACGACGGCACACCGACGCCGGCCGCCTGTGCCACGGCCAATGTCGCGATCACCATCGTGGCCGTCAACGACGCACCGTCATTCACCGCCAGCAACCCACCCGCCGTGAACGAGGACGCGGGCGCCCAGACGGTCAATGGCTGGGTGACGAATTTCGACCCGGGTCCGAACGAGGGTGGACAATCCGTACTGGCCTACCTCGTCACCGGCGTCTCCGACCCGAGCCTGTTCAGCGCTGCACCCAGCGTCGATGTGGCCGGAAACCTGAGCTACACGCCGGCCCCGAACGCCTCTGGTACTTCGACCTTCGACGTCGCGGTCCAGGACGATGGCGGCACGGCCAACGGCGGCACCGACACCAGCCCCGTGCAGACCTTCACGATCACCGTGAACCCGCTGGACGATGCGCCGCTGGCCGTGGACGACACGGCCACGGTCAACGAAGACGATTCGGCCCAGGCCATCGATGTGCTGGCCAATGATGTCGATATCGACGGCGGCCCGATCAGCATCGCCATGGCCACCCAGCCCGCCAACGGCACCGTGGTGATCATCGGTGGCGGCAGTGGGCTGACCTACCAGCCCGACCCGGATGCCTGCAACGACGGCAGCCCGACCGACGACTTCAGCTACACCCTGGCGCCGGGTGGCTCGACCGCGACCGTGGCCGTGACGGTGGTCTGCGTCAACGACCCGCCCACCGTGAGCTTCCCGACTGCCGGCGCAAGCTTCGATGCCGGGGTCGGACCGGTGACCCTCGATCCGGCAGCGACGCTGACGGACATCGATTCCAACCAGTTCAACCGGGTCGAAGCCACGCTGGACATCGGCGGGACCTGTGATCCCCTCGATACTTTGACGATCGAAAATCAGGGCGGCGGGGCCGGTCAGATCGGCTTCGACGGCTCGACCGTGAGCTTCGAAGGCACGCCGATCAGCACGCTGGTCCAGGCCTGGGCCTGCCTGGATGCGGGCACCGGCACCCAGACCCCGTTCCGGGTCGATCTCGACACGAACGCCGATCAGATCGCGACCGAAGCCCTGCTGCGCGCCCTCCAGTTCACCACCAGTTCGGGCGACACTACGGCACGCATCGCGCAGGTGAGCGTCGCCGACGACGACAATGCCACCGGCAGTGCGGCGCAGATCATCAACATCGACCGTGCCCCCGTCGCGGTGGCCGACACCCTGGACGTCGCCCTGGGCAGCGTCGATTCGAGCCTGTCGGTGCTGAGCAACGATGACCCCGGCGCACCCGCGGCCGTCGTCGATGTCTATGCCGACAGCGGCGACATCGGGGGCGCCTCGCAGGTGGTAGCGCCTGGCCTCTACACCCATCCGATTGGCGGCTTCACGGTCAGCATTCAGGCTGGCGGCTCGCTCACGGTCGATGCAACGGCCGGTGGCGTCAGCGCGGGCAGCTATGCCTTCGACTATCAGATCACCAATGCCAGCGGTAGCAGCGTCGCCACCGTGACGATCGACATCGTCGAGGCACCGGCGCCCCGGGACGATGATCTGGCGGTCGTCATCGGCAACGTCCTGAACGTGGACCTGACCGCGGACAACGGCAGCGGCGTCGACAACATCGGCACCCCGCCGTTCACCTCGCTGAGCTTCGGTGCCGGCGACCTCGGTGGCTCGGTCACGGACAATCCGGCAGGCAGCACCATCGGCCTGGCGGGCGGGACCCTGAACATCGACAGCCTCGGCACGCTCGACTTGACCGGTGCGACGACGACCGGCGACTACAGCTTCCAGTACCAGCTCAGCAACAGCGTCGGCAGCGGCATCGCCACCGTGACCATTCAGGTCCAGGCGATCCCGGTCGCCAATGCGGACAGCTTCAACGTGGCGGTCGGCGACCCGCTGACGCTCCCCGCGGGCGCCCTGTTCGCCGACAACGGCTTCGGCGCCGATGATCGCGGCTCACCACTGGCCAATGTCCAGAGCTTCGGTGGCGGCGATCTGGGTGGCACGGTCACCAGCAATCCGGCGGGCAGCAGCACCGGTCTTGCCGGCGGCGCGCTCTCGGTCTTTGCCGATGGCTCGCTGACCCTGTCGGGAACGAGCACGGCCGGCAGCTACAGCTTCGATTACCGCCTGGCCAACGCGGCCGGATCGAGTGACGCGACCATCACGATCGTTGTCGAACAGGCCCCCACCGCCAACGATGATCTCGCGGCTGCCGGAAGCACGCCGGGCGATGCCTTCCACACGGCCCTTGACGTCGCACTGGCACCGGCCGACGGCTCGCCGGAAGACCTCGACAGCAACGACGTCCTGGGGACTCCGGCAGCGACCATCGCCAGCTTCGGTACCATCCAGACCAACGACGGCAGCGGTGGCTTCAACCCGCCCTTCGGCACGGTCACGAGCAATGCCCAGGGCACCACGGTCAGCCCGCTGCCCAACTACGCCAGTGGCAGCCTGGTGGTGAATGCCAACGGGACCTACAACTTCACGCCGCCGACCGGCTACGTCGGCCTGTTCGCCTTCGAGTACCGCCTGAGCAACAGCGTCGGCTCGAGCGATGCCCTGGTCACCCTGGCCGTGGGCAATCGACCGTCCTGCACCGCGGATACCTTCACGGGCACCGCCAACATCGACTTCGACATCAACTCGGTCGCCGGCGTCCTGGCCAACGACAGCGGCAGCAACATCACCGTCACCCAGTCCATGGGCAGCGCGGCCAACGTAGGGAGCCGGGTGGCCACGACCAACGGTGGCTTCGTCACGCTGAACGCCAACGGCAGCTTCAACTACAGTCCGCCCGCCGGCGTGGCCGGCGCCAGCGCCGACAGCTTCAGCTACGCGATCTCGAACGGCTTCGGCCAGGTCACGGCCAACTGCACGGCGACCGTCAGTCTGAACACCGATGGCGGCACCATCGCCTGGTTCATCGATCGCGGAGGTGTCGGCAACAACCTCGGGACCTTCGCCGATCCGTTCCTCAGCATTGCCGCGTTCAATGCGGTCAATGACGGGACGGGCAACAACCCCGCCGATGGCGACGTGATCTACGTCTTCAATGACTTCCCCGGCTTCTACAACGAGGCCGACGGATTCAATCTCCGCAGCGGCCAGTCGATCTACGGCGGCACGGTGCAGTTCGACACGGTCTACACCGCCACCGGCAGCACCAGTGCGGCCTACAACAGCTTCGCCGCCAGCGCGGAAGGCAACCCGACGCAGATCCGAACCACCGGCGACGACGCCTTCGACATTGCCAGCAACAACACCGTGCGCGGCTTCTGGGTCGACTCGACCGCTGGCTACGCCTTCGCCGACAGCGGCGTCAACATCGGTACGACCACCATCAGCGATGTGTCCACCTTCAACAACGGCGGCGTGTTCAACCTCCAGAACGGCGGCACGATCAACGCCACGCTGGGTCGCATGAGCTCGAGTGTCAGCAGCGACGGCGTGTCGGTCATTGCCCTGAACGGCATCAGCGGGACCATCACCGACACCACGCCGGGCGGCATCATCTACAACGCCAACGGCAATGTCTTCGATATCCGCAACTCCACCGCATCGCTGACCGTGTCTTCGCCCGTGATCCGGGGCACCGGCAGCGGAGCCGGCCTGTTCCTGAGCAACGCCGACGGCACCATCAGCTTCGGAGCCACCTTCGAGCTCACGAGCGGCACCGCCGGCATCAGCATCGAGAACGGCAGCGACGGCAGCCTGACCATCAGTGACGCAGGCTCCTCGATCCGGAGCATCCAGGGCGTTCCCTTCCGCGTCAACAGCAGCACGATGGCCATCAACTACGCCGGCAACATCACGCACACCGTGGCGTCGGGTTCGAACATTGCCTTCCGCACGATCGAGATCGTCGGCGGCTCGGGGCCGATCACCTTCGGCGGCGCCATCATCACCGGCGCCAACCCGGCAGGCCAGCTGGCGACGGCCGAGACGATCTACCTGGAGAACACGGGCACGGCGAATGTCATTGCCTTCAACTACGTCGACAGCACTACGCTCGGCGTGCCGGCCATCGCCAGTCGGGTCAGCGGCAACGTGGCGATGAATCGCTTCCGCGTCCTCTGCGACGGCGACCTGGGCCCCGACAACCACTGCATCGACATCAGTGACACGACCTCGAGCGGATTTACCGTCGAGTCCCTGTACACGCGCCACGGCGATGCGGGCGAATCGGGCGGCGCCATCTCCCTGACCAACACCCCGGGCGTGTGGACCATCGAGGACGTCTCGAACGGCTTGAACGGCCGCAACGGACCGCTGGTCTTCGGCAACAATTTCGGCACCCTGAACATCGGAACCGTCAACAGCCCGACCAGCCCCGGCGCGCCCAATCCGGGCCCGTTCACGGTGGACGCCGGGCCTGCCCTCGATCTGACCGGTGGAGTGATCAATATCCGAAGCTCGAATCTCCAGGCCTTCAATTCGGTCAACGGCATTCGCTTGACCAACACGACGGGCGTCGGCCTGAACGTGCTCGACGGTCAGATCCCGAACAGCACGGGCGATGCGGTCCGCCTGACCAGCGCGGAGAACGTCACGCTCAACTCTTTCGAGATCTCGGGCAGTGACGTCAACGGCATCTTCGGTCAGACCGTCACCAACTTCACGCTCAGCAACTCGCTGATCACGAACAATGGGGATGCGGTGGACGAAGGCGGACTGCGCTTCGAGGACCTGCTGGGGGCAGCCACGATTTCGAACACGACGATCAGCGGCTCGGCCGAGCACAACATCGAGATCACCAACGTCTCGGGCACGCTGTCGCCGCTGACGATCTCGAACAGCACGCTCTCCACCAACAGTGCGGTGCTTGGCGCGGACGGATTGCTGCTCGAGACCCGCAACTCGGCATCGGCCGATGTGATCGTCACCGGATCGACCTTCCTCGACAACCGCAGTGACGGCATCCAGATCAATGCCCTGGACAACTCCGAGGCCAGCCTGACCGTCGACGACACGGACTTCCTCTCGACGCTGGATGCCTCGCCCGGCGGCAGCGTCGCCGCACGGGGCATCGTCCTTTCTGCGGCCACCAGTGCCCGCATCAGCTTCGATATCGGCACGACCCTGCCGAACCTGTTCGAGAACTTCTCGCCCAACGTCGGCGAAGAAGCGATCAACCTCACCCTGGTGTCGACCTCGACGAACAGCGCGCTCCTGTCGGGTCGGATCAACAACAACACCTTCATCAACTCCGGCGGCGCGATCGGCATCGATGGTCGCGGCGACGGGGCGATGGTGCTGGAGATCGACGGCAACACGGCCAACACCACCCGACAGGCGATCGACGGAATCATCGGCGATGCCCTGGGCGACGCGGCCACGGCCGACCTGACCATTACCAACAATTCGCTGACCGTGAGCGGCACGGCCGCCAACCCCAACAACGAGGCCATCGGCTGGCTCGGAGACCGCGACACCGTGACCTGCATGAACGTTCGGGGCAATACGGGCGTGGCCTCGGGAACTCGTGATGACATCCTGCTCGATGACTTCACCGATCCCGGAGGCGCCATGCTGCTGGAGAGCGGAGTGACCGACTGTGGCGGCGCCTGCGCGAACTCCGAGGCCCATCTGCTGGCCACCAACACGATCACCGACGCCTTCTCCACGGCCGCGCTGGTCACACCGGGCAGCTGTACGGTCGTCCCCTGA
- the nei gene encoding endonuclease VIII, whose product MPEGPEMYRVARRVEQALGQAPLEEVWFAFERLQCESPRLQGQRLKGVRTLGKALLIEFEGGETIYTHNQLYGRWMFSDPDRRPDTGRQLRLALSTEKCSALLYSASEIELIEPGELEAHPFIRRVGLDVLSDEADVDAIERWIGRPEFAGRRLGHLLLDQRFLAGVGNYLRSEILHQAGLDWRLRPVDLDPVQRQALASSVYGLMWRSVDTGGITNAPERVAELKRAGWKRRDYRHFVFSRAGQACFLCGGEIEKLTVSGRRLYRCAQCQPEPSS is encoded by the coding sequence ATGCCTGAAGGACCGGAGATGTATCGCGTGGCCCGCCGCGTCGAGCAGGCGCTGGGTCAGGCGCCGCTCGAGGAGGTCTGGTTTGCCTTCGAGCGCCTGCAGTGCGAGTCGCCACGGCTGCAAGGCCAGCGCCTCAAGGGCGTTCGCACGCTCGGCAAGGCCCTGCTGATCGAATTCGAGGGCGGTGAAACGATCTATACGCACAACCAGCTCTACGGGCGCTGGATGTTCTCGGATCCTGATCGGCGTCCGGACACGGGGCGTCAGCTCCGTCTGGCCCTGAGCACCGAGAAATGCTCGGCCCTCCTGTACAGTGCCAGCGAGATCGAATTGATCGAACCGGGGGAACTGGAAGCTCATCCCTTTATTCGCCGAGTGGGCCTGGACGTGCTGTCCGACGAGGCCGATGTCGATGCCATCGAGCGCTGGATCGGCCGCCCCGAGTTCGCTGGTCGTCGCCTCGGCCATCTGCTCCTCGATCAGCGCTTTCTGGCCGGCGTCGGGAACTACCTTCGTTCTGAAATCCTGCATCAGGCCGGCCTGGACTGGCGTCTTCGTCCTGTCGATCTCGATCCGGTTCAGCGGCAGGCGCTGGCGAGCAGCGTGTATGGTCTGATGTGGCGTTCAGTGGACACGGGCGGCATCACCAATGCCCCCGAGCGCGTGGCAGAGCTGAAGCGGGCGGGCTGGAAGCGTCGGGATTACCGACATTTCGTATTTTCGAGGGCTGGACAGGCCTGCTTTCTCTGCGGCGGTGAGATCGAAAAGCTCACGGTCAGCGGTCGACGCCTGTATCGTTGCGCCCAGTGCCAGCCGGAGCCGTCATCATGA
- a CDS encoding glycosyltransferase family 39 protein, with translation MIPNPDKPLTCRAAGWLALLVIVGLSTLAFWPGLAGDWGRDDYMQLAMARLVGNPLAFFVHDHFVLPGGVFRPVGYASFWFGQLLGGTEFRSHALHSLILHIGIVIALFALLRRFAVDRIPALLACLFFALHPVAIGTALWWSARFDLLALLFILLSMNLAWQADSRQGKWPLIGSLACLLAAMLSKETGLLGVPAVLLLWQYRAWTGDAAKRGAWLASALCLLTLAVFLLWRFLVLGTGGSTIVGEEGLATVLFEGSLRWMELAPGYLGFEHGMERGLFLLALLSSVALFLLLIGPARMKKRGDQRLPLWLAAGVLLLGPALLQAPIVRLNALPMGAELGAVEAAMQSRLFYMSLAGLALLLGLCIQRSLGPLHRPVNVGLLLASVLLIGAMGSASRDHSRGLAEISRANALLAHAAVAAVRDIDWPPPPCHLVFEGIQPPPEWGIYVSMDSVIKALHPDLDALDHCFIHANYPTFYHFLSSEHADADSAPVPALIQNGRPLQRRTIGGLTIVHLQQLDALDAEARARLPRWELDSEGRLEPADTVDRASQ, from the coding sequence ATGATTCCGAATCCGGACAAGCCCTTGACCTGCCGCGCGGCCGGCTGGTTGGCGCTGCTCGTGATCGTCGGCCTGAGTACCCTGGCTTTCTGGCCCGGTCTGGCCGGCGACTGGGGGCGCGACGACTACATGCAGCTGGCCATGGCCCGTCTCGTGGGCAACCCCCTGGCCTTCTTCGTCCACGATCACTTCGTCCTGCCCGGGGGCGTGTTCCGCCCGGTGGGCTACGCCAGTTTCTGGTTCGGGCAGCTCCTCGGCGGGACCGAATTCCGCTCGCATGCGCTGCATTCCCTGATCCTGCATATCGGCATCGTCATCGCCCTGTTCGCACTGCTGCGTCGCTTCGCGGTGGACCGCATCCCCGCCCTCCTCGCCTGCCTGTTCTTCGCCCTCCATCCGGTGGCCATCGGCACCGCCCTGTGGTGGTCGGCCCGCTTCGACCTGCTGGCCCTGCTGTTCATCCTGCTGTCGATGAACCTGGCCTGGCAGGCTGACTCGCGGCAAGGCAAGTGGCCCTTGATCGGCAGTCTGGCCTGCCTGCTTGCCGCCATGCTCTCCAAGGAAACGGGCCTGCTGGGGGTTCCTGCCGTCTTGCTTCTCTGGCAGTACCGTGCCTGGACCGGCGACGCCGCCAAGCGAGGCGCCTGGCTGGCCAGCGCGCTGTGCCTGCTCACACTGGCTGTCTTTCTGCTGTGGCGTTTTCTGGTTCTGGGTACCGGGGGGTCGACGATCGTCGGCGAGGAGGGGCTGGCCACGGTCCTGTTCGAGGGCAGCCTGCGCTGGATGGAGCTGGCACCGGGTTACCTGGGCTTCGAGCACGGTATGGAACGCGGCCTGTTCCTGCTGGCCCTGCTCTCGAGCGTCGCCCTGTTCCTGCTCCTTATCGGCCCGGCACGCATGAAGAAGAGGGGCGATCAGCGCCTGCCGCTGTGGCTGGCCGCGGGCGTGCTGCTGCTCGGTCCCGCACTCCTGCAAGCGCCCATCGTGCGCTTGAATGCCCTGCCCATGGGCGCCGAACTGGGCGCGGTCGAGGCGGCCATGCAGTCACGGCTGTTCTACATGAGCCTTGCGGGGCTCGCACTGCTCCTGGGCCTGTGCATCCAGCGATCACTCGGGCCCCTGCATCGTCCCGTCAACGTCGGCCTGCTGCTGGCCTCTGTGCTGCTGATCGGTGCCATGGGTTCGGCCTCCCGGGATCATTCCCGCGGCTTGGCCGAGATCAGCCGCGCCAACGCCCTGCTCGCGCATGCTGCCGTCGCGGCCGTTCGTGACATCGACTGGCCACCGCCGCCCTGCCATCTGGTCTTCGAGGGCATCCAGCCACCGCCCGAATGGGGCATCTACGTCTCGATGGACTCGGTCATCAAGGCCCTGCACCCGGATCTCGATGCGCTGGATCACTGCTTCATCCACGCCAACTACCCGACCTTCTACCATTTCCTGTCCAGCGAGCATGCCGACGCCGACTCGGCCCCGGTCCCGGCCCTGATCCAGAACGGTCGGCCACTGCAACGTCGGACCATCGGCGGCCTGACGATCGTTCATCTGCAGCAGCTCGACGCTCTCGACGCCGAGGCACGTGCGCGACTGCCACGCTGGGAACTGGATTCGGAGGGACGCCTGGAGCCTGCCGACACTGTGGACCGGGCAAGCCAATGA
- a CDS encoding DUF423 domain-containing protein — protein sequence MNPVLFAGALLGLLSVMIGASAEHLLKPNVDAEVWRWTLTAIRYHQIGALAVLALGLAWAAPLRPLFRRWLGVSATLFVLGTVLFSFSIYAAAVTGMESLTLITPIGGTVLMAAWASLIWAALRHGRVPDSDA from the coding sequence ATGAACCCCGTCCTGTTTGCCGGAGCCTTGCTGGGCCTGCTGTCGGTGATGATCGGCGCCTCGGCCGAGCATCTGCTCAAGCCGAACGTCGATGCGGAGGTCTGGCGCTGGACCCTGACCGCGATTCGCTACCACCAGATCGGCGCCCTGGCGGTGCTGGCCTTGGGCCTGGCCTGGGCCGCCCCGCTTCGCCCGCTGTTCCGGCGCTGGCTGGGCGTGTCGGCCACCCTGTTCGTCCTCGGCACGGTGTTGTTCAGCTTTAGTATCTATGCCGCAGCGGTAACGGGCATGGAGTCCCTGACCCTGATCACACCGATCGGTGGCACGGTGCTGATGGCCGCCTGGGCAAGCTTGATCTGGGCGGCGCTCAGGCATGGTCGAGTGCCCGATTCCGATGCCTGA
- a CDS encoding VOC family protein, translating into MNLNQITLPVKDMDEATAFYRLLGFVQIVDTPHYARFECPDGEASFSLALEEGEYHNGAVIYFEDDDLDARVQELEARGIAFDQAPTAQPYLWREAVLHDPSGNRIKLYHAGSNRLHPPWRVERRG; encoded by the coding sequence ATGAATCTCAATCAGATCACCCTGCCGGTCAAGGACATGGATGAAGCCACCGCCTTCTACCGGCTGCTCGGTTTCGTGCAGATCGTCGACACGCCCCATTACGCCCGCTTCGAATGCCCGGACGGCGAGGCCAGCTTCTCTCTGGCTCTGGAGGAAGGGGAATATCACAACGGAGCAGTCATCTACTTCGAGGACGACGATCTCGACGCGAGGGTTCAGGAACTGGAGGCCAGGGGCATCGCCTTCGATCAAGCGCCGACCGCTCAGCCCTATCTCTGGCGCGAGGCCGTACTCCACGACCCGTCCGGCAATCGAATCAAGCTCTATCACGCCGGCAGCAACCGTCTGCACCCGCCTTGGCGCGTCGAACGACGCGGCTGA
- a CDS encoding carboxymuconolactone decarboxylase family protein — MADKTFPERYAALGAMMERLGGEIPATMGAFGQLHEAAAADGALSAKTKELIALGIAITVRCDGCIAYHVHDAMQAGASHAEIVETIGVAILMGGGPSVVYGTEALRALEQFEAAA, encoded by the coding sequence ATGGCCGACAAGACCTTTCCCGAACGTTATGCCGCGCTGGGCGCGATGATGGAGCGCCTGGGTGGCGAGATTCCGGCGACGATGGGTGCCTTCGGGCAGCTGCACGAGGCGGCCGCCGCCGATGGAGCGCTGAGCGCGAAGACCAAGGAATTGATCGCGCTGGGCATCGCCATCACCGTGCGCTGTGACGGCTGCATCGCCTACCACGTGCACGATGCCATGCAGGCGGGGGCGAGCCATGCGGAAATCGTAGAGACCATCGGTGTGGCGATTCTGATGGGTGGTGGCCCGTCCGTGGTCTACGGTACCGAAGCCCTTCGGGCCCTGGAGCAGTTCGAAGCCGCGGCCTGA